From the genome of Halobellus litoreus, one region includes:
- a CDS encoding CopG family ribbon-helix-helix protein, with protein sequence MTVVSVSMPEALVERIDAFAEEHGYTGRSEVVREASRNLLGEFEDKRLEERELMAVVTVVFDYETTNVEERMMKLRHEYESLVASNFHSHVGEHRCMELFVLEGRLEDISTFVGKIRATKDTLSVDYSVMPVDEFSGFEMGE encoded by the coding sequence ATGACCGTCGTCAGCGTCTCGATGCCCGAAGCGTTGGTCGAACGAATCGACGCCTTCGCCGAGGAACACGGTTACACCGGCCGGAGCGAGGTCGTCCGCGAGGCCTCGCGGAACCTCCTCGGGGAGTTCGAGGACAAGCGACTGGAGGAACGGGAGCTTATGGCCGTCGTGACCGTCGTCTTCGACTACGAGACGACGAACGTCGAAGAGCGGATGATGAAGCTCCGCCACGAGTACGAGTCGCTCGTCGCCTCGAACTTCCACAGTCACGTCGGCGAGCACCGCTGTATGGAACTGTTCGTGCTCGAAGGTCGTCTCGAAGACATCTCGACGTTCGTCGGGAAGATCCGCGCGACGAAGGACACCCTCAGCGTCGACTACTCGGTGATGCCGGTCGACGAGTTCAGCGGCTTCGAGATGGGCGAGTGA
- a CDS encoding NUDIX domain-containing protein, which translates to MTDEHLQATISLRGVVFAPCGDVLVVRRASDDGWELPGGRLGPHEDAPEGVRREIVEETGIDARIGRPIHAVSWRNEGDFGRFAVYYWCEAPGGLDVRAGDDPVALSHEHTDHAWLSPAAATDRLSDVQERAVEVATEVYGP; encoded by the coding sequence ATGACCGACGAGCACCTCCAAGCGACGATCAGCCTCCGCGGCGTGGTGTTCGCGCCCTGCGGGGACGTGCTCGTCGTCCGACGCGCCAGCGACGACGGCTGGGAACTCCCCGGCGGTCGTCTCGGACCACACGAGGACGCACCCGAAGGCGTCCGCCGCGAAATCGTCGAAGAGACCGGTATCGACGCCCGGATCGGCCGCCCCATCCACGCGGTGTCGTGGCGGAACGAGGGCGATTTCGGTCGCTTCGCGGTCTACTACTGGTGTGAGGCCCCCGGCGGACTCGACGTCCGAGCCGGCGACGATCCGGTCGCGCTCAGCCACGAGCACACCGACCACGCGTGGCTTTCCCCCGCCGCTGCGACTGACCGACTGAGCGACGTGCAGGAGCGAGCGGTCGAAGTCGCGACGGAGGTGTACGGGCCGTGA
- a CDS encoding metal-dependent hydrolase gives MMATTHALAGVVLAVLVGVLFPEGVAGTSVLPVAAAALGGLFPDFDLYAGHRRTLHFPVYFSVAAVLVAVVAVVAPTALTVAAALFLAAAALHSAMDALGGGLELKPWLGTSERAVYSHYHGRWIRPRRWVRYDGAPEDLLVALAFAAPAVYVLDGVAETAVLAALAVSALYVLVRKPMVIVTQKLVDALPRHLVDRLPARFVEDFR, from the coding sequence ATGATGGCAACTACGCACGCGCTGGCCGGCGTCGTGCTCGCCGTACTCGTCGGCGTCCTCTTTCCGGAGGGCGTCGCGGGAACGTCCGTGTTACCCGTCGCAGCCGCCGCGCTCGGCGGGCTCTTCCCGGACTTCGACCTCTACGCCGGCCACCGTCGGACGTTGCACTTTCCGGTGTACTTCAGCGTCGCCGCCGTCCTCGTCGCCGTCGTGGCCGTCGTCGCCCCGACGGCGCTTACCGTCGCCGCCGCGCTCTTCCTCGCGGCGGCCGCGTTGCACTCCGCGATGGACGCCCTCGGCGGCGGCCTGGAGTTGAAGCCGTGGCTCGGGACGTCCGAACGGGCGGTCTACAGCCACTATCACGGCCGATGGATCCGCCCCCGACGGTGGGTCCGCTACGACGGCGCGCCAGAGGACCTCCTCGTGGCTCTCGCGTTCGCGGCCCCCGCGGTGTACGTCCTCGACGGGGTCGCGGAAACAGCCGTCCTCGCTGCCCTCGCCGTCTCCGCGCTGTACGTCCTCGTGCGCAAACCGATGGTGATCGTCACCCAGAAACTCGTCGACGCGCTCCCCCGACATCTCGTCGACCGGCTGCCGGCCCGGTTCGTCGAGGATTTCCGGTAG
- a CDS encoding zinc ribbon domain-containing protein has product MDRKRGKRPWLAALLGTLATGLGHFYLRRWRRGLAWFVAAVVASYLFVPPEAAQALLSGEGSDPADLAPVFVVGVASIADAYVLARRRQQRARREAAASRDAGTAVNQDGDDYGTGVTATATMGTASPGESDAESCPNCGKELDPELDFCPWCTARLDGENDRDE; this is encoded by the coding sequence ATGGACCGGAAGCGGGGGAAGCGGCCGTGGCTCGCGGCACTCCTCGGGACGCTCGCCACCGGACTGGGCCACTTTTATCTGCGGCGCTGGCGGCGCGGACTCGCGTGGTTCGTGGCGGCGGTCGTCGCGTCGTACCTGTTTGTGCCGCCGGAGGCCGCCCAGGCGTTACTTTCGGGGGAAGGAAGCGACCCGGCGGACCTGGCGCCCGTCTTCGTCGTCGGCGTCGCGAGCATCGCCGACGCGTACGTCCTGGCGCGTCGTCGCCAGCAGCGGGCGCGACGGGAAGCGGCGGCGTCACGCGACGCGGGCACGGCGGTGAACCAGGACGGGGACGACTACGGTACGGGCGTCACCGCGACGGCGACGATGGGGACCGCGTCACCGGGAGAGTCCGACGCGGAGAGCTGTCCGAACTGCGGGAAAGAACTGGACCCGGAACTCGACTTCTGCCCGTGGTGTACCGCGCGGTTGGACGGCGAGAACGACCGGGACGAGTGA